The following coding sequences are from one Pocillopora verrucosa isolate sample1 chromosome 5, ASM3666991v2, whole genome shotgun sequence window:
- the LOC131780421 gene encoding holothin acyltransferase-like: MESLVHLQLEKDEHKSFMILPITTEEEMQRFVIEPMAKEGWRPGLKDAECFLACDPTAAFVGELNGKPIATVRISKYGDSFAFIGAYLVDKEYRGKGYGLKIFNAAVSSVKPTSNIGLYAFLHLEKMYERGGFRSYFYAARYDFHLPTAMACFPGIVKKISVEVKAIEDVELENLFLYDRHVFGFERSAFLSRLLRAAGTLGYVAVNREGSIVGYISARPTFLKEEGYLIGPLFANSKAIAQRLLKALFEKLLHQEKATPLVCMDASTKQGMELGEELQGKKVFDFVYMVTKDLPNTCLEKQFGVTNTDLG, translated from the coding sequence ATGGAGTCTCTCGTTCACCTTCAGCTAGAGAAAGATGAACATAAATCGTTCATGATTCTCCCGATTACGACTGAGGAGGAAATGCAAAGGTTTGTAATAGAACCAATGGCGAAGGAAGGCTGGCGGCCGGGCTTAAAAGACGCCGAGTGTTTTCTCGCTTGTGACCCCACGGCAGCTTTTGTTGGCGAACTGAACGGGAAACCCATAGCCACAGTAAGAATCTCAAAATATGGCGACAGCTTTGCTTTCATTGGAGCTTACCTGGTGGATAAGGAATATAGAGGAAAGGGATACGGCTTGAAGATCTTCAATGCCGCCGTGTCAAGTGTGAAGCCAACCAGCAACATCGGATTATATGCTTTCCTTCACCTTGAGAAAATGTACGAAAGAGGCGGATTCCGAAGTTACTTTTATGCAGCGCGCTATGACTTCCATCTCCCAACAGCCATGGCTTGTTTTCCAGGAATAGTGAAGAAAATCTCTGTAGAAGTAAAAGCTATAGAGGACGTAGAACTAGAGAACTTATTCCTGTACGATAGGCATGTGTTTGGCTTCGAACGTAGCGCGTTCTTATCGAGATTGCTTCGTGCAGCCGGTACCCTCGGATATGTGGCCGTCAACCGTGAAGGCTCCATTGTGGGTTACATTTCTGCCCGACCGACTTTTCTCAAAGAGGAAGGTTACTTAATAGGACCTCTGTTTGCGAATTCTAAAGCAATCGCACAGAGGCTACTGAAGGCTTTGTTCGAGAAGCTTCTTCATCAGGAGAAAGCTACCCCATTGGTTTGCATGGATGCTTCAACAAAGCAGGGTATGGAACTTGGAGAAGAACTTCAAGGAAAAAAGGTGTTTGATTTCGTGTACATGGTTACAAAGGATCTCCCTAATACCTGTTTGGAAAAGCAGTTTGGTGTTACTAACACTGACCTGGGATGA
- the LOC131780452 gene encoding probable N-acetyltransferase CML1: MAPSISREKLVSLTENNADRISPIIRSFERKDQSACQNIFKDGYQEFIKGITVTYLSLLVRYIVMAAIFPILAAVIWSAWVFAVFVVMACMVLAFIGIYLQLTGWLYINRTLKSGDLKDIEESYMSIQQSHLWVAELNGRVVGMVGLIHEENFEQGVYELKRMYVVPNCRKKGIARNLINELISHAKTYSIKLVILKTTSTLVPAIQLYMKNGFTFSSASLNGKLTDVLVINKRSLPQDIHLKLDISSLAAP; this comes from the coding sequence ATGGCTCCGTCAATCTCTAGAGAGAAGTTGGTATCACTTACCGAGAACAACGCAGACAGGATCTCGCCCATCATTCGTTCATTCGAACGTAAGGACCAATCAGCatgccaaaacatttttaaggatGGATATCAAGAGTTTATAAAAGGTATCACAGTAACATATCTATCGTTGTTGGTAAGGTACATTGTCATGGCTGCTATTTTTCCAATACTTGCAGCAGTGATTTGGTCGGCATGGGTCTTTGCTGTGTTTGTGGTGATGGCATGCATGGTTTTGGCATTCATCGGCATATATTTACAGTTGACAGGCTGGCTCTATATTAATCGTACACTGAAATCAGGCGATTTAAAGGATATTGAGGAGTCCTACATGTCGATTCAACAGTCGCACTTGTGGGTAGCAGAGTTGAATGGAAGAGTTGTTGGGATGGTGGGCCTCATTCACGAGGAAAACTTCGAACAAGGCGTCTATGAACTCAAGCGCATGTACGTTGTGCCGAATTGTAGGAAAAAGGGGATCGCTAGAAACCTGATTAATGAACTAATCTCACATGCCAAGACATATAGCATAAAATTGGTTATCTTAAAAACAACGTCTACGCTGGTGCCAGCGATCCAATTGTACATGAAGAATGGTTTCACATTTTCCAGCGCTAGTTTAAATGGCAAGTTAACCGACGTGCTTGTCATCAACAAACGGAGTTTACCACAAGACATACACCTTAAGTTAGACATTTCCTCATTAGCTGCACcttaa